From the genome of Gimesia chilikensis:
ACCATCTGAATCATTTCGTCTGCGGTAATCGGCATCATGTACTGTGCACTACCCAGGAAGCTCCAGCGACCACCGATGGCGATGCCGTTTTCGCGGGGAGTCACACCACGGAATTCGAAGCCGCGGAAGGTCTGGAAACCACCGGCATAGTAACGTTCGAAGACCGGGGTATCAGTATCGGTCCAGCCAAGCTGTGCACTCAGCGAGAGGATGTGACGTCCGCCGCCATCCGGTCGTTTGTACAACGTGAAGTACTGGCTGCCGTTGGCTTCGAGGCGACTGTAAGTGTAATCGCCCACTGCCTGCTCAGCCGCCCATTCCAGCAGGTGACCTTCGGCTGGCAGGAACGCGGCATCACGCGTATCGTGGTTCAGCGAGATGCGGAAAGTATTCAGCAGGTTGTCCCCCACAGACGCCTGCACGATGGCGGGGGTGGGAGTACGTGGGTTATACAGTTTGACGTCTTCCAGACGGTACTGGGTGTTGATCGACCATTCCTGAGTCAACTGACGGCCCAGTGAGAAACGACCACCAACACGTTGTTCGTCCCAGTCGGTATAGTAACGGGTGAAGTAGAAACCGCTGACACCCAGACTGAAGTTGGTATCCAGAAAGTAGGGATCGGTCCAGTTAACGAGGTAACGGCTGACCTGATCACCGGGAACAGCTTCGGCACGGAACCGCTGTCCGCCACCACGCCAGGCAGTACCATCGAGAATATCTTCCATGCTGCGCGGAGGACGGAGAATATCAAAGTTTTCTTCCTGCAGGACGATCGAACCGACCACACCGGCGTTACTGTTCACACCCACGCCGAACATCAGACGTCCGGTACGGCTTTCAGAAGCATAGACGTCCAGGTCGACCCAACCAGGTTGCTGCTGAGGAAACTCGGTACCCATTGGATCGCCGAGGGGGCTTTCCCCAAACAGTGGATTCAGTGGTTCCGGAATACCGTTGTCATAGTTCTGCCCGCGGAAGATCTGTCCTGTCCGCTGAGGAGACTGATAAGAAACGGGCTCGGTTTTGATGCCTTCAAACAGATCCTGATTCTGCTGAGGAGCAGGTTGCTTGTAAGTCTGGCTGCGATACTTGAGATTAGGATAACGCAATTTCTGGACCTGCTGCTCGTCTGCATTCTGTCCCCGCAGAACATCGTTTTCGCGGCTGGCCAGCATTTCCCGCTCTGGATTGACGCGTGTCACATTGATGCGCGGTCCATCCTGAGGTCCTTTCTGGAAGACCTGGTTACCTTCGATGCGGCGTTTACTCTTGGCAATCAGACGCTGATTGGCCAGATCGCCGGGTGCTACCATCATTGGGTTCAAGAGAACGGAACTTTTTGTACGGGGGTTATCGCCGGAAATATGAGCGGTAATTTTACGGATGCGATAAGGTTTGTCTTCATTGATGCTGTAAACCAGATCGACTTCACCGGGGGCTTCGAGGAAACGAGGCTGCGGTGTCACCTTGGCAAACAGGTGTCCCAGTTCGCCGTAGCGTTCCGAAAGTTTTTCCACGTCGGCGGCCAGG
Proteins encoded in this window:
- a CDS encoding BamA/OMP85 family outer membrane protein, whose product is MRLALSLILVQIIIFGNCINGIIPLIDSVSAQEPQKRSIDLNQSIFDVRVEGNESIPALAILQKTKIQRGRPATRDMVLEDVRLLFATRWFASVVPVYRQTEQGLVLVYKVKERPIVEKVEFRGYKKIKIKRLQATTGLKVGSPFDIAANQESVNRIKQLYVERGYRFAEVKLLKGGDPNDREVIFEIKEGPKVVVSGIKFRGNKFVSDGVLKTKLQTKKAPLGMSFFGGKYDPATIQDDLISLKQYYNGLGFFDVKIDEKVGYNKDKSRVQVEYTINEGKRYKIRDIMIEGNRIFSEEEIREDIKLAAGEYFNSRTLAADVEKLSERYGELGHLFAKVTPQPRFLEAPGEVDLVYSINEDKPYRIRKITAHISGDNPRTKSSVLLNPMMVAPGDLANQRLIAKSKRRIEGNQVFQKGPQDGPRINVTRVNPEREMLASRENDVLRGQNADEQQVQKLRYPNLKYRSQTYKQPAPQQNQDLFEGIKTEPVSYQSPQRTGQIFRGQNYDNGIPEPLNPLFGESPLGDPMGTEFPQQQPGWVDLDVYASESRTGRLMFGVGVNSNAGVVGSIVLQEENFDILRPPRSMEDILDGTAWRGGGQRFRAEAVPGDQVSRYLVNWTDPYFLDTNFSLGVSGFYFTRYYTDWDEQRVGGRFSLGRQLTQEWSINTQYRLEDVKLYNPRTPTPAIVQASVGDNLLNTFRISLNHDTRDAAFLPAEGHLLEWAAEQAVGDYTYSRLEANGSQYFTLYKRPDGGGRHILSLSAQLGWTDTDTPVFERYYAGGFQTFRGFEFRGVTPRENGIAIGGRWSFLGSAQYMMPITADEMIQMVFFSDFGTVEEDVSLDQFRVSVGAGLRLTVPAMGPVPVALDFSVPLAKESFDQTQVFSFYVGFTR